A window from Lachnoanaerobaculum umeaense encodes these proteins:
- a CDS encoding endolysin-like domain-containing protein, giving the protein MIKIGQASRDERGRYSGGLAGDQDGKEVAIREWYDRPWNKVLRPKNSAIAGRIAAAMEDACRNDNIGYDQYERTTLYDLCKANGWNIKAVNRPCETDCSALVSVCVNAAGIRVSGDIYTGNEASALLRTGEFELLTAPKYLLSDEYLRRGDILLYEFHHTAIALQDGRRAEESRPAQVKYPLGWNATKDGQWWYADTPHSYIAGRWAYINGRWYVFDQKGFMIRGWFKQGYDWYYTNPADGAMLSGQWVDVDGKSYYLTQSGLMARNGYIEDASEKLYFFVDSEGRYVKELDTDTPDLSKYEVIE; this is encoded by the coding sequence ATGATTAAAATTGGACAAGCAAGCAGAGACGAAAGAGGCAGATACAGCGGTGGCCTTGCAGGCGATCAGGACGGCAAAGAAGTCGCAATTAGGGAGTGGTATGATCGCCCCTGGAACAAAGTTCTTAGACCGAAAAATTCCGCGATTGCAGGAAGAATTGCTGCTGCTATGGAGGATGCATGCAGAAACGACAATATTGGATATGATCAATATGAGAGAACTACTTTATATGATCTTTGCAAGGCAAATGGCTGGAATATAAAAGCTGTAAATAGGCCTTGTGAGACTGACTGCAGTGCTCTTGTATCCGTATGTGTAAATGCCGCAGGCATAAGAGTATCAGGAGACATCTACACAGGCAATGAGGCTAGTGCGTTGCTCAGAACAGGAGAATTTGAACTCTTAACCGCTCCTAAGTATTTGCTTTCTGACGAATATTTGAGAAGAGGCGATATCTTACTGTATGAGTTCCACCACACGGCTATAGCCCTACAGGACGGTAGAAGAGCGGAGGAAAGCAGACCTGCACAGGTAAAGTATCCGCTTGGCTGGAATGCGACAAAAGATGGCCAGTGGTGGTATGCTGATACTCCACACAGTTATATTGCAGGCAGGTGGGCGTACATAAATGGTCGTTGGTACGTCTTTGACCAAAAGGGCTTTATGATTAGAGGATGGTTCAAGCAGGGGTATGACTGGTATTATACGAATCCTGCCGACGGAGCTATGCTCAGTGGCCAATGGGTGGATGTTGACGGCAAGTCTTACTATCTTACTCAAAGTGGATTGATGGCCAGAAATGGCTATATAGAGGACGCAAGCGAAAAGCTGTACTTCTTTGTAGACTCTGAGGGCAGATATGTAAAAGAGCTGGATACCGATACTCCAGATCTGAGCAAGTATGAAGTTATAGAATAG
- a CDS encoding phage holin family protein encodes MHFDIFKPVFEIMRDNTLFKLVIIMIVMDVVFGSLRAAKERDFNSSIGIDGGIRKIGMLLSLVCLVFVDILCPVNLIGFVPGTIREYIHLQDITVMEFFALLYIVYEVLSALKNMTLSGLPVRKVWVTVKSFLKKNTGEFIEIEDKE; translated from the coding sequence ATGCATTTTGATATTTTTAAACCTGTTTTTGAAATTATGAGAGACAATACATTATTCAAGTTAGTTATAATAATGATTGTGATGGATGTGGTATTTGGAAGCCTAAGAGCAGCGAAGGAAAGGGACTTTAATTCAAGCATAGGTATTGATGGGGGCATCCGCAAAATTGGTATGCTGTTATCTTTGGTATGCCTGGTATTTGTAGATATTTTATGCCCGGTGAATCTAATAGGTTTTGTTCCTGGCACTATAAGAGAATATATACACTTACAAGATATTACAGTGATGGAGTTTTTTGCGTTACTTTATATAGTATATGAGGTTTTGTCAGCACTTAAGAATATGACCTTATCAGGCTTACCTGTACGCAAGGTATGGGTTACAGTAAAGAGCTTCTTAAAGAAGAACACAGGTGAATTTATAGAGATTGAGGATAAGGAATAA
- a CDS encoding DUF5702 domain-containing protein, which translates to MKIFYNRHGSLTIFMSLILTVVMIFTTILIDGGRIILARNIVSGAGDMALNAGLTYYNSVLQDTYGIFAISANMDDLRKNLEVYFDATLNSNGLNDQGLVKELVDIALSGSSGSEISDIMKMKLADDGFEISQAAGANLSNANVLRAQVLDYMKYRAPAVIGYGFLEKMNILKSLPDQQKALEAKRDYEKKLKDVQDLCLEIYALSRDYEDYLINTNGNFKTPFEIKEGVYRWGNNNFQYATRDAIAYVQVEKLPKLREDKYWKHNSHNPLGGELKDSVAGFDSEISELKDDFYSVTSSLSYESTIGTLRGDASLEYNRFDKYVRYYHEYEDNVYKFHTVNARYDYSFKLYNERIVKINEDLASLKNNDGGENDNSNKKQELEAEKQELEDEWKRVKKWYDESFIGDWGENGVNEIIPEHYGSTEISNVPFGPNYNINNLRDKYMQDLKKDIELLAIPQMRNARDYYVWFAELKSKASDVREKLLELKEASEILQKIADRWDINIGNMAESGVKNDMRQDYNVKTKAVIEGYVDEMTKIFDNSIDYSTKVMTDLEKFKYAGITPATSLDSDKQWVENIISYVSVLTNTDTLDTNSQIESKQNALNNLGIYENTESSSLSFFDFEKNIPGKIPKVVEMDGGYKVVDSEFEYKDPKLRNFLGVECYDIDATYDWNADNDGKYYVDSLFAFFERNSVATKPDGDSEEKSKRDKMINGSNVYNTPEPVQINNTNIANVMNTSAKAAQIMDENTLESLQNGEADELVDRTLNTSNEAISGFDRIEDILVGGRDKLYLMAYTTTMFSCYTTNREVGGNTNEKTLSGIPFSEKNNAAYRAEQEYILLGNPNLRKNVNGVYNRILGIRILLNAIYAYTSDSALRNETFVMATAIAGWTGFGIPIVQNVLLLAAALTESVLDTNDLLAGKTVPLYKNPNVWRSRFSGMVEFVAETAAGELYKKMNEYTDETKESFNHTLDDYVDSMVETSTESIITSIQTPIQEKIVWCLAQVGDARDGMEERLRTSIKESFDQMQADIEAEVTNGGLVARAKLEAFKAINNSESQDRLVEVVMQAIGITKENINEVTKTVSEKIDGFFKERKERLVNAINSVINRSQLKEKLKTSIGSAIDTANSNAQEVINNKINEFNKEFEGAGGDALTIGEGRDKLELNGFDKTKASTFNMSYRDYLMVFLAIQYLIDEQGVICRMGNLIQTNASKEGSLYYAGKEFSMQEATVLLQVEAKAEIKPIFINLETINNNNEIFKLEDAFGYPINYKGVLGY; encoded by the coding sequence ATGAAAATCTTTTATAATAGACATGGTTCGCTGACCATATTTATGTCTTTAATTCTGACGGTAGTGATGATATTTACTACAATTTTGATAGATGGAGGCAGGATAATACTTGCTAGAAATATAGTATCCGGTGCAGGAGATATGGCGTTGAATGCAGGGCTTACATATTATAACTCAGTCCTTCAGGATACCTATGGGATATTTGCTATATCAGCTAACATGGATGATTTAAGAAAAAATTTGGAAGTATACTTTGATGCTACATTAAATAGTAATGGTCTAAATGATCAGGGACTGGTAAAAGAGCTTGTTGATATAGCTCTATCTGGAAGCAGTGGAAGTGAAATCTCAGATATAATGAAAATGAAGTTGGCTGACGATGGATTTGAAATAAGTCAGGCAGCAGGTGCAAATCTTTCCAATGCAAATGTGCTTAGGGCACAGGTACTTGACTATATGAAATATAGAGCACCGGCGGTCATTGGATATGGATTCCTTGAAAAGATGAATATATTGAAATCATTACCAGACCAGCAAAAGGCATTGGAGGCTAAGAGGGATTACGAAAAGAAACTAAAGGACGTTCAGGATCTGTGCCTAGAGATATATGCACTTTCTAGAGATTATGAGGATTATCTTATAAATACAAACGGAAATTTTAAGACTCCTTTTGAGATCAAGGAAGGTGTATACAGATGGGGGAATAATAATTTTCAATATGCTACAAGGGATGCAATAGCATATGTACAGGTGGAAAAATTGCCTAAACTTAGGGAAGATAAATATTGGAAACATAATTCTCACAATCCTTTAGGTGGAGAGTTGAAGGATTCTGTAGCCGGATTTGATAGTGAAATAAGTGAATTGAAAGATGATTTTTATTCTGTTACAAGTTCTCTTTCATATGAAAGTACTATAGGAACCTTAAGGGGGGATGCTTCTTTAGAATATAATAGATTTGATAAATATGTGAGATATTATCATGAATATGAAGATAATGTTTATAAATTTCATACAGTTAATGCAAGGTATGATTATTCATTTAAATTATATAACGAAAGAATAGTAAAAATTAATGAAGATTTAGCTAGTCTGAAAAATAATGATGGTGGAGAAAATGATAACTCAAATAAAAAACAAGAATTAGAAGCAGAAAAACAGGAATTAGAGGACGAATGGAAACGAGTAAAGAAATGGTATGATGAAAGTTTTATCGGTGATTGGGGTGAAAATGGTGTCAATGAAATAATCCCTGAACATTATGGTAGTACAGAAATATCTAATGTACCTTTTGGACCAAACTATAATATTAATAATCTCAGAGATAAATATATGCAAGATCTAAAAAAAGATATAGAACTTCTTGCTATACCTCAAATGCGAAATGCAAGAGATTATTATGTGTGGTTTGCTGAATTAAAGAGTAAGGCATCAGATGTAAGGGAAAAACTTTTAGAACTAAAAGAAGCCTCAGAGATACTACAAAAAATAGCTGATAGATGGGATATTAATATCGGAAATATGGCTGAGTCAGGTGTAAAAAATGATATGCGTCAAGACTACAATGTCAAGACGAAAGCGGTTATAGAAGGATATGTTGATGAAATGACAAAAATATTTGACAACTCCATAGACTATTCAACTAAGGTCATGACGGATCTTGAAAAGTTCAAATATGCAGGTATAACACCGGCTACATCATTGGATTCTGATAAACAGTGGGTGGAAAATATAATATCTTATGTATCTGTATTGACAAACACTGATACCTTGGATACAAATTCACAGATTGAATCAAAGCAGAATGCATTAAATAATTTGGGTATTTATGAAAATACTGAGAGCAGCAGTTTATCATTTTTTGACTTTGAGAAGAATATACCCGGTAAGATACCGAAAGTAGTGGAGATGGATGGAGGCTATAAAGTAGTAGATTCTGAGTTTGAATATAAAGATCCAAAACTGAGAAACTTCCTTGGAGTAGAGTGTTACGATATTGATGCTACATATGATTGGAACGCAGATAATGATGGAAAATACTATGTGGATTCACTTTTTGCTTTTTTTGAGAGAAATAGTGTGGCAACTAAGCCGGATGGAGATTCAGAGGAGAAAAGTAAGAGAGATAAGATGATTAATGGCTCAAATGTGTATAATACTCCGGAACCGGTGCAAATAAACAACACGAATATAGCCAATGTAATGAATACAAGTGCAAAGGCAGCACAGATAATGGATGAAAACACATTGGAATCATTACAAAATGGAGAGGCAGATGAGCTGGTAGATCGTACTTTAAATACATCAAATGAAGCTATTTCAGGTTTTGATAGAATTGAAGATATACTTGTGGGTGGAAGAGATAAGCTATATCTTATGGCATATACTACTACGATGTTCAGCTGCTATACCACAAACAGAGAGGTGGGAGGTAATACAAATGAAAAGACTCTATCAGGTATACCTTTTAGTGAGAAAAATAATGCAGCCTATAGAGCGGAGCAAGAATATATACTCCTAGGGAATCCCAATCTACGGAAAAATGTAAATGGAGTATATAATAGAATTCTTGGGATAAGAATATTGTTGAATGCTATATATGCTTATACCAGTGACAGTGCTCTTAGAAATGAAACATTTGTTATGGCTACTGCAATAGCAGGCTGGACAGGTTTCGGTATTCCAATAGTGCAAAATGTATTGTTACTCGCAGCGGCATTGACCGAGAGCGTTTTAGATACAAATGATCTGCTAGCGGGGAAAACAGTACCACTATATAAGAATCCAAATGTATGGAGATCAAGATTTAGTGGTATGGTTGAATTTGTTGCAGAGACAGCAGCAGGTGAACTCTATAAGAAAATGAATGAGTATACAGATGAAACTAAAGAGAGTTTTAATCATACATTAGATGATTATGTAGATAGTATGGTAGAAACATCTACAGAGTCCATTATAACATCTATACAGACTCCTATACAGGAAAAGATAGTGTGGTGTTTGGCACAGGTAGGAGATGCCAGAGATGGAATGGAAGAGCGACTTAGAACATCTATAAAGGAGAGCTTTGATCAGATGCAGGCTGATATAGAAGCTGAGGTGACCAATGGTGGTCTGGTAGCTAGAGCAAAGCTTGAGGCATTTAAGGCTATAAATAATAGTGAAAGTCAGGATAGACTTGTTGAGGTGGTAATGCAGGCAATCGGTATTACAAAGGAAAATATTAATGAGGTAACAAAGACTGTAAGTGAAAAAATAGATGGTTTTTTCAAGGAGAGAAAAGAAAGGCTAGTAAATGCTATAAATTCTGTGATAAATAGAAGTCAGCTTAAAGAAAAGCTAAAGACAAGTATAGGATCTGCCATTGATACTGCCAACAGTAATGCTCAGGAAGTTATTAATAATAAAATAAATGAGTTTAATAAGGAGTTTGAAGGTGCAGGTGGTGATGCTCTTACAATAGGAGAGGGCAGGGATAAGCTGGAATTAAACGGTTTTGATAAGACTAAGGCAAGTACATTTAATATGAGCTATAGAGACTATCTGATGGTGTTTTTGGCTATACAGTATTTGATAGATGAACAAGGCGTTATCTGTAGGATGGGAAATCTTATACAGACAAATGCAAGCAAGGAAGGTTCACTCTACTATGCCGGAAAGGAATTTTCTATGCAAGAAGCTACAGTACTATTGCAGGTAGAAGCTAAAGCGGAGATAAAACCTATATTTATCAATCTGGAAACAATTAATAATAATAATGAGATATTTAAATTAGAGGATGCATTCGGATATCCGATAAATTATAAGGGTGTACTGGGATACTAA
- a CDS encoding cobalamin biosynthesis protein CobW has protein sequence MAKLGNILKNLQRIEYEKIRLLSPLCILDIESMRSYGNEFPDIFRDQICSAGQVILSKTENMSERERGELISEVQSISPDAVITDRHYMEYPDKWWNDILCTYLDGSSKIPENLNKSTIALDTFSLSDVTVGGIGSFMCFMENIIRGEYGDIIRSKGSIPLKNGSIIFDVAGGKYSFLLTDTFEDAKVIFIGNRIRRQKIRKILFNNSEKIKILPFSGYRRESSVL, from the coding sequence GTGGCTAAGTTGGGAAATATATTAAAAAATCTTCAGAGAATAGAATATGAAAAGATTAGACTTTTATCTCCATTATGTATTCTGGATATAGAGAGTATGAGGAGCTATGGAAATGAATTCCCGGATATATTTAGAGATCAGATATGTAGTGCCGGTCAGGTAATTCTTTCAAAAACTGAGAATATGTCTGAAAGAGAAAGAGGTGAATTAATTTCTGAGGTACAAAGCATTTCTCCGGATGCAGTGATTACAGATAGGCATTATATGGAGTATCCTGACAAGTGGTGGAATGATATACTTTGTACCTACCTGGATGGAAGTAGTAAAATTCCAGAGAACCTAAATAAATCAACAATTGCTCTTGATACATTTTCTTTATCAGATGTCACAGTGGGTGGTATAGGTAGCTTTATGTGCTTTATGGAAAATATTATCAGAGGTGAGTATGGTGATATAATTCGTTCCAAGGGGAGTATTCCTCTGAAGAATGGGAGTATTATCTTTGATGTAGCAGGTGGAAAGTATTCATTTCTTTTAACAGATACATTTGAAGATGCTAAAGTTATATTTATAGGAAATCGAATCAGAAGACAGAAGATTAGAAAAATACTTTTTAATAACTCTGAAAAAATAAAAATACTACCATTTAGCGGATATAGGAGAGAGAGCTCAGTATTATAA
- a CDS encoding type II secretion system F family protein: MLEKNLKKKSNSYIERHGLMGNADDYQLYHMRLTDYLIGFLSGFVLGFLVNMIFFRVFILSIIVGIICGIPAIHFYKKYRKEKRQRDLLIEFRDLLEALTTSYSSGKNTMEAFAESYQDLLSLYGEKSDIVNETRIIIAGMTNNIIVEDLLKDFGDRCGLEDVKSFAATFESGLRQGGDIKQVVWDSRKIISDKIEIEMEIKTMLTEKENELNIMMVMPLIIMAAMSGIGSMSAVTNTIFTVIVKLFAIGLFVAAYMMGRKIVSIRM; the protein is encoded by the coding sequence ATGCTGGAAAAAAATTTAAAGAAAAAGTCAAATTCTTATATTGAAAGACATGGACTTATGGGAAATGCTGATGATTATCAGCTGTATCATATGAGATTAACAGATTATCTTATAGGTTTCTTATCGGGATTCGTACTTGGGTTTCTAGTAAATATGATTTTTTTTAGAGTATTCATATTATCAATAATAGTTGGAATTATTTGTGGAATTCCAGCAATACATTTCTATAAAAAATACCGTAAAGAAAAGAGACAAAGGGATTTACTTATAGAGTTTAGGGACTTGTTGGAAGCTTTGACAACATCATATTCTTCAGGGAAAAATACTATGGAGGCATTTGCGGAGAGTTATCAAGATCTACTTAGTTTATATGGTGAAAAATCAGATATAGTTAATGAGACAAGAATTATAATAGCAGGAATGACGAATAATATAATTGTCGAAGATTTACTAAAAGATTTTGGAGATAGATGTGGATTGGAAGATGTAAAAAGCTTTGCTGCAACATTTGAATCAGGACTTAGACAAGGTGGAGATATAAAACAGGTTGTATGGGACAGTAGAAAAATAATCAGTGACAAGATAGAAATAGAGATGGAAATCAAGACCATGCTTACAGAGAAAGAAAATGAACTAAATATTATGATGGTAATGCCCTTGATTATAATGGCTGCAATGAGTGGAATTGGATCTATGTCAGCAGTAACAAATACAATATTTACAGTAATTGTAAAGCTGTTTGCTATTGGATTGTTTGTAGCAGCATACATGATGGGAAGAAAAATAGTTAGTATAAGGATGTAA
- a CDS encoding TadE family protein produces MRIENNRGALMVEAALIYPLFMLTIVAMLVLGLLKLEQSLIQFGATKIASQAAREAAYPGYEKYLAAVSNGIDIDVISFPNTSGVDSFYKDRELYAGFFRSRDAIGNNFEEKLNELLLKYTMVSGITVDSDIEITGIITPTVKTNVKYGIRLPDGLGKVLSLVGVPSNFNVQESSYAFSSNATEFVRDIDLGADLIDFLLERFNLKERVDVYVNKLKTLRDRLGGTGR; encoded by the coding sequence ATGCGTATTGAAAATAATCGTGGTGCATTAATGGTAGAAGCAGCATTAATATATCCTTTATTTATGCTTACAATAGTAGCAATGTTGGTATTGGGGCTATTGAAGCTGGAACAGAGTCTTATACAGTTTGGAGCAACAAAGATTGCTTCACAAGCTGCAAGAGAGGCTGCATATCCTGGGTATGAAAAATATCTGGCAGCAGTAAGTAATGGGATAGATATAGATGTGATAAGTTTTCCAAACACATCGGGAGTTGACAGCTTCTATAAAGATCGAGAACTTTATGCAGGTTTTTTTAGAAGTAGAGATGCAATTGGAAATAACTTTGAAGAAAAGTTAAATGAACTTTTACTAAAATACACCATGGTTAGCGGTATAACCGTAGATTCAGATATAGAAATTACAGGGATAATAACACCTACAGTAAAAACTAATGTCAAATATGGCATCAGATTACCTGATGGATTAGGAAAGGTATTGAGTTTGGTAGGAGTTCCATCAAATTTCAATGTTCAGGAATCAAGTTATGCATTCTCCTCAAATGCAACAGAATTTGTTAGAGACATCGACCTTGGGGCAGACCTTATAGACTTTCTTTTGGAGAGATTTAATCTAAAAGAAAGGGTCGATGTCTATGTAAATAAGTTAAAGACATTAAGAGACCGATTGGGCGGAACAGGAAGGTGA
- a CDS encoding CD1375 family protein: MSSKRKLKVYVRFYASRIKYGLMSIDEVPAKYKEAVEEFMKTDEYLMM; the protein is encoded by the coding sequence ATGAGCAGTAAAAGAAAGTTAAAAGTGTATGTGAGATTTTATGCGTCAAGGATTAAGTATGGACTTATGTCAATTGATGAAGTACCGGCAAAATACAAAGAAGCGGTAGAAGAGTTCATGAAAACGGATGAGTATCTGATGATGTAG
- a CDS encoding DUF4406 domain-containing protein — MKRIFISQPMKGLSDEQIKKERQIIVDSIVAEYGRDIEIIDSYFEGAPADAKPMWFLGKSLELLSTADAVFFAKGWESARGCRIENITAEEYGIEVIHD; from the coding sequence ATGAAAAGAATTTTTATTAGCCAGCCGATGAAAGGCTTATCTGATGAGCAAATAAAGAAGGAAAGGCAAATCATTGTCGATAGTATTGTCGCGGAATATGGTAGAGATATTGAAATAATTGACAGCTATTTTGAAGGTGCTCCAGCTGATGCTAAACCTATGTGGTTTTTAGGAAAGTCTTTAGAGTTATTATCAACGGCTGATGCAGTATTTTTTGCAAAGGGATGGGAGTCGGCAAGAGGCTGTAGAATAGAGAATATTACAGCAGAAGAGTATGGAATAGAAGTTATTCACGATTAG
- a CDS encoding DUF2335 domain-containing protein, translated as MDSPLNNEYEIDNIVSQVESLPEAERNLIYQRLEIYQGDLPHPKILEGYNALYPDAAKRIIENGIAETEHRREMEKKYLNANIKAHNLGQVLGFIIAVLIIVGGIHLILNNHQVSGSILSGVSALGVIGMFTGNNKDKNNENSNDV; from the coding sequence ATGGATTCGCCGTTAAACAATGAGTACGAGATAGACAATATAGTAAGTCAGGTGGAGAGTCTTCCGGAAGCAGAGAGAAATTTAATATATCAGAGACTTGAAATATATCAAGGAGATTTACCACATCCCAAAATACTTGAAGGATACAACGCACTGTATCCAGATGCAGCCAAAAGAATAATAGAAAATGGTATTGCAGAAACAGAACACCGCAGGGAGATGGAGAAGAAGTATCTAAACGCTAATATTAAGGCACATAATTTGGGGCAGGTTTTGGGGTTTATAATAGCAGTTTTGATAATTGTTGGTGGCATACACTTGATTCTTAATAATCATCAAGTATCAGGAAGTATATTATCCGGAGTGTCTGCATTGGGTGTTATAGGCATGTTTACTGGGAATAATAAAGATAAAAACAATGAAAATAGTAATGATGTTTAA
- a CDS encoding type II secretion system F family protein, translating into MILATIFALFVLYLHYKFKERFNDVLSGIPQGEYPMSDIYYIGFGFMELIHFDMNSKSSKGKIKLISEIYGKQYGPYYFYILRGGQITFAVVFILLMFLITGISGNFKLVIAGATVSAMMIWYLDELLNDKINARRDELLRDYPGMLSKLTLLVNAGVPIREAWIKVSATNEGTLYQEMRNTAMELNNGTQEVEAYKNFGERCSIKSLRKFSTMMIQNLQKGSNEVVIFLRDMSAEAWEEKKHEVKRKGEKASSKLILPIGLVFFGVLILIIVPIFGSLKF; encoded by the coding sequence ATGATATTAGCTACGATATTTGCATTATTCGTATTATATTTGCACTATAAATTCAAAGAAAGATTTAATGATGTATTATCCGGAATACCACAGGGAGAATATCCCATGTCAGATATTTATTATATTGGATTTGGTTTTATGGAATTGATACATTTTGATATGAATAGTAAAAGTTCCAAGGGTAAAATAAAGCTTATTTCTGAAATATATGGAAAACAGTATGGTCCGTATTATTTTTATATATTAAGAGGCGGACAGATAACATTTGCAGTAGTATTTATATTATTGATGTTTCTGATAACAGGAATAAGTGGAAATTTCAAATTGGTGATTGCAGGAGCAACAGTAAGTGCCATGATGATTTGGTACTTAGATGAGCTGTTAAATGACAAGATAAATGCCAGGAGAGATGAACTGCTTAGAGACTATCCGGGAATGCTGTCAAAGCTTACATTACTGGTAAATGCAGGTGTACCTATAAGAGAGGCATGGATAAAGGTATCTGCCACAAATGAAGGTACACTATATCAGGAAATGAGAAATACAGCTATGGAATTAAACAATGGTACTCAAGAAGTGGAGGCTTATAAAAACTTTGGGGAGCGTTGTTCTATAAAATCTCTAAGAAAGTTCTCTACAATGATGATACAGAATTTACAAAAAGGTAGTAATGAGGTGGTTATATTTCTTAGAGATATGAGTGCTGAAGCCTGGGAAGAGAAAAAACATGAGGTTAAAAGAAAAGGTGAGAAGGCAAGTAGTAAACTCATTTTACCTATCGGATTGGTGTTTTTTGGTGTGTTGATTTTGATAATAGTGCCTATATTTGGCAGTCTTAAATTTTGA
- a CDS encoding CpaF family protein produces the protein MNDLERKAFLYQSREYISKYFDLSKLNDEELYTKIEKLVSEQLGDIYISIQERVNLTDELYSSIRGLGLLDMIIKDDDITEVMINGTDEIFIEKNGRIERLNQSFDNQRKLEDIIQRIVGRAGREVNQSNPIVDTRLPDGSRVSVVLPPVALKGPTLTIRKFSKTPMTVEQLIKYKSITPQIAKVLETLVRAKYNIFISGGTGSGKTTFLNALSNYIPKSERVITIEDSAELQIVGIDNLVKLETRNSNSSGKGMITIRDLIRTSLRMRPERIIVGEVRGAETLDMLQAMNTGHDGSLSTGHANSTRDMLSRLETMVLMGAEGLPLEAIRQQISSAVDIIIHLSRLRDHSRKTMEISEVMGLNDGEIELNPLYVFEESEDSTMDRVVGELKRTKNPLKNTFKLRLMGYKGVI, from the coding sequence ATGAACGATTTGGAACGCAAAGCTTTTTTATATCAATCAAGAGAATACATATCTAAATATTTTGATCTAAGTAAATTAAATGATGAAGAGCTTTACACAAAAATAGAAAAACTTGTAAGCGAGCAGTTAGGCGATATCTATATTTCAATACAGGAAAGAGTGAATTTAACGGATGAACTTTATTCATCTATAAGAGGTCTGGGGCTTCTGGATATGATTATAAAAGATGACGATATCACAGAAGTTATGATAAATGGAACAGACGAGATTTTTATCGAGAAGAACGGAAGAATTGAAAGACTAAATCAAAGCTTCGATAATCAAAGAAAGCTGGAAGATATAATACAGCGTATTGTAGGCAGGGCCGGTAGAGAGGTAAATCAATCAAACCCAATCGTGGATACCAGATTACCGGATGGCTCAAGAGTGAGTGTCGTACTGCCACCGGTAGCATTAAAAGGTCCTACTTTAACCATTCGAAAATTTTCAAAAACACCGATGACGGTTGAGCAACTCATAAAGTATAAATCAATTACCCCACAAATAGCTAAAGTTTTAGAAACATTGGTAAGAGCAAAATATAATATTTTTATAAGCGGTGGTACGGGAAGTGGAAAGACTACCTTTCTTAATGCATTATCTAATTATATCCCCAAAAGTGAAAGAGTAATTACTATAGAGGACTCGGCAGAGCTTCAAATAGTAGGCATAGATAATCTGGTAAAATTGGAAACTAGAAATTCAAATTCTTCAGGGAAAGGTATGATAACCATTAGAGATTTGATAAGAACATCTCTTAGAATGAGGCCTGAAAGAATAATAGTAGGAGAGGTAAGAGGTGCAGAGACGCTGGATATGTTACAGGCAATGAATACCGGACATGATGGTTCACTTTCTACCGGGCATGCCAATTCCACCAGAGATATGCTTAGCAGGCTTGAGACAATGGTACTTATGGGTGCTGAGGGATTACCATTAGAGGCTATAAGGCAACAGATATCTTCTGCAGTAGATATAATAATCCATTTATCCAGACTGAGAGATCATAGCAGAAAGACTATGGAGATATCAGAAGTTATGGGATTAAATGATGGAGAAATAGAATTAAATCCACTATATGTTTTTGAGGAAAGCGAAGACAGTACTATGGATAGAGTGGTAGGGGAATTGAAGAGAACAAAAAATCCTTTAAAAAACACATTCAAGTTAAGACTTATGGGCTATAAAGGAGTAATTTAA